In Pseudochaenichthys georgianus unplaced genomic scaffold, fPseGeo1.2 scaffold_809_arrow_ctg1, whole genome shotgun sequence, a genomic segment contains:
- the bin2a gene encoding bridging integrator 2a isoform X3 — MREASRRVSQSLFDSYEADWAGEEDLAGITEGEDLLWNDFEVKLLDQAVRTMESYVGQFPDIREKVAKRGRKLVDYDSTLHHLEALQSAKKRDDVKISKAEEEMHEARSVYESINSGLKEELPVIFDSRVGCFVAVFSAVSHLRNTFFKEMSTLNLDLQSVIKELQAQHPEKVFAVKGLQRYGSLKRRTLTSPKAWKSSFSEFHKSYSPKPSRFSFRSPDKPRHGTLSRESSTSLPTSPQPSSYNSSPQEDLDAASNHSETLSESIGPPAEEIQQEEGKPEETPAEPQEEGEKEGEKDSSSEGNPSCDSESLELQLCAAEETLHIQEEEEEEEERGGRGGDGGLKENGLQNGAGVISDGQEVRNKEAPAGTPASPDSKTTDV; from the exons ATGCGAGAGGCTTCGCGGCGTGTCTCCCAGTCTCTGTTCGACTCGTACGAGGCGGACTGGGCCGGAGAGGAAGACCTGGCCGGCATCACGGAG GGCGAGGACCTGCTGTGGAACGACTTTGAGGTGAAGCTGCTGGACCAGGCCGTCCGCACCATGGAGTCCTACGTGGGACAGTTCCCAGATATCAGG gaGAAGGTGGCgaagcgcggcaggaagctgGTGGACTACGACTCCACCCTGCACCACCTGGAGGCTCTGCAGAGCGCCAAGAAGAGGGACGACGTGAAGATCAGCAAG gcCGAAGAGGAGATGCATGAGGCCAGGAGTGTCTATGAGAGCATCAACTCCGGGCTGAAGGAGGAGCTGCCGGTGATCTTCGACAG CCGCGTCGGGTGCTTCGTGGCGGTCTTCTCTGCTGTTTCACATTTAAGGAACACCTTCTTCAAGGAGATGAGCACG CTGAACCTGGATCTGCAGAGCGTGATCAAGGAGCTGCAGGCTCAGCATCCGGAGAAAGTGTTCGCAGTGAAGGGTCtgcagag GTACGGGTCCCTGAAGAGACGGACCCTCACCTCCCCCAAAGCCTGGAAGTCCAGTTTCTCTGAGTTCCATAAGAGCTACAGCCCCAAGCCGTCCCGCTTCAGCTTCAGGTCTCCGGACAAACCGCGGCACGGCACCCTGTCCCGGGAGAGCAGCACCTCCCTGCCTACCTCCCCCCAACCCTCCTCCTACAACTCCTCCCCCCAGGAGGACCTGGACGCTGCATCCAATCACAGCGAGACCCTCAGCGAGAGCATCGGTCCTCCAGCAGAGGAGATCCAGCAGGAGGAGGGGAAGCCAGAGGAGACTCCTGCAGAGCCTCAG gaggagggggagaaggagggggagAAGGACAGCAGCTCTGAGGGAAACCCTTCCTGTGATTCTGAGAGTCTGGAGCTGCAGCTGTGTGCCGCCGAGGAGACGCTGCAcatccaggaggaggaggaggaggaggaagagagaggaggaagaggaggagacggAGGTCTGAAGGAGAACGGGCTGCAGAACGGAGCCGGGGTCATCTCTGATGGACAGGAGGTCAGGAACAAG GAGGCTCCTGCCGGGACACCAGCGTCTCCGGACTCAAAGACCACCGACGTCTAA